TGCCTGTACCTGAATCTCTTGAATAATCCGTGAAATGTTTTGTGTTATTCCACTCTGACCAATTCTTTGGGCTTTTAGATGATGTCATTGTTAGTTAAGGGAATACAGTTGTAACAACTTCATAAGTACCAGCTAATAAAAGAAGTGCAGGAAGATTCCAGAGAACGATTAGTTTTGCAGCAGTAGTTTTGTTGATTGCACACATGACTAAAAGTTTTGTTCTGGTTGGTTCGTATGAGGATGTTATGAATATAAAAAGGGTTCTCTTGTCTTGTAGGTCGGTCCATGTAGGGCTAACCAGTTCGGGTAATTAATACTTATTTTTCATTTGTACATAGACAAAAGGTCAATGAAGTGGCAAAGATACTTTTATCAATCCCTACTTCGACTATGGATTTTCAAAAGGAAACTCATAGGTATGCGTTCGAATTAGTAAAGGCCTCAAGGACAATGCCAGTGGATTGGGCCGAAAAGCAATCTCATATAAAAGAAATCAGAACCAGCTATCAAAAAGAAGCTTTAAGGCTTAGAACTAACAAAAAGTTCAACTAGGTAATTTCTATTTAATAAAATAAGATCTTGGATTACTCTTCAAGTCTCTCCACAAACAAGCCATCATGTAAAACAAAGCAGCAATGCCAACAAAAAGGAATGTAGAAGTCATATTAATCCCAAACTCCCAGCAGTAAAACCAACTGCGCAGAAAAAAACAAACTCAAATAAATCTCTACTTCCTGGTGGGATTAAACTTAGTGCAACGTTTATTCGTTGAGCCATTTGACCTTGTACTCGCAGGTAAGTTCTAAACTTAAAACCAAATAAGCGAGGCTGTGCCTCTATAGATGTAGGGGTTTCGAGTATTAGTTGAACTTATGAGTTAAGTTCCTTTTTTTTCTCCTCGGTATTTCCAATTTCTAAGAAGGAAAACCGTACTACTCAATCAACTCAACAGCAGAATTACTTAGCCAAAATATTAAACACGTTGCGTAGGTCGAGCAATGACCTACTAGTGAAAAAAAGGTTTGCAAAGCACCTTTTTGACACTCAACTAGAGCTAGGGAAATTGTTCTAAGTAGCAATTTCCCTTTCTCGCTAAGTAGTTAATCAGATTTATTTCAATGCCTCACCAAAATGCATCATTAAATTTTTCGCACGCGCCTAATAAAAACAATCTAGCACTCAGTGAAAAGTCACTGCATGAAATACAAATGCAGCTTATGGATAAACAAGAACTAAGACTTAGATATATAGAACTAATGAATGATGCACAAAAGATACTTGGCAAACAAGAAGCTATTGACTTGTTCAAAGAATCAGAGGTTATTTGGGAAAAGCTTAGTGCTTAGATTGGCTACTTTATGTCATTGTTGTTTTTCCAGTAACTCTTTGCATAGTCAACATCTACCCAATGCAGTTTCCAATAATCTACATTCGCTACTTATAAAAGAGTTGGGCTGGTAGTTATTTCGCTCCACCAATAAATCAGAAAACTTTAAATTTATCAATCGCCAATGAGAACAGTTTCTTTTGGTTTTAATTTAGAAACGCTGACTCAATGATTAATTCTACACGCTTTGAAACTCTGGAAAAGTCATCCCATCTCCATCATTATCGTCATCATCAAAGCCAGAAATTAAAACCCAAATTCCACCCAAGGCGAACAAAACAGAAGCAAAAATCACAATTACTTGGCTTGGCATTTCAGCTTTTTAGATTTTGTTTAGTAGGTGTTTAAGTCAAACTTTGATTCAGTAGCCTTAACTGGAACTGGATTATTTGCTAGGGACTCTTCCCCTGAAGAAGCTTTAAGAATGACGCCAGCCCCACCTATCAATAAAACCGCGAACATGATTGCGTGATATGCAGTAAACATTTTCTAGACCTAAACTTATAAAAATCTAATCAGTTGATATATGACAGTGTTGTAGTACAAAGCGAATGTTTCTGGGGTGTTTATCCTACTACTGCTAGGAGATTGCCCATGAATTAGTAACGAGCGTAAAGATCAAACAAAATCCCACCAATAAACTCACCAAGTCCGAGCTTAGACTTTTTCTTTGTTTTGGCTTGAGTAAAGGTAGTCATTACATGCACTGACGAAGTCTGTTGACGAGGATTGTTGAAAAGCCAATGAACAAACCTGCAGGGATAGCCAAGCTGGCAATGATTGTTGCTTCGTTAATTCCGTACATAGTAGTTAAACGTAGAAAATTCCTGGAGTGGTTGAAACTTGATAAATTGCTGGAATACCTAACAAGCAAACCAATGCGCAAAGTGAAGTTGCAAAGAATTTCATAATCAGGCTTAGGAAAGAAGTGAAAAGTTTTTCGGTGAAACAAAGGTTGAACATTCCGGACCACCGATTTACTGAAGATATAAAATATTTGTCTACTACTGAAGTTCGGTTGAAGTAGGGCTTTCCAATCTTTTCTTTTTTTTCAAGTTGATTTCACCCTTTCATTGAGATGATTTGTTCTGAATGAAGCCTTGAGAGGATAGAAGTAAAAACTTAAGCTGTATTTATTTAATTGATGCTAAGTAATGAAATTGATAGGGCAGAGTAGTAGCAACACTAATTACGATCAAAAACATACTTGTTTTATTCAACCGTTTCATGGCCTTATATTTACTATAAATTAATTTAATTGGCATAAAAAAAACCGTGATTTTTTGAACAATGATTCTATAAATTGATTTTTAATTTAACCAGAATAACCTTGTGCAATTCCACCCACTAATCCATTCAATAAAACCAATACGAACCAAACACCACCAAGGGCTTCTATTTTTCTTATGTTTGGATTTCTATTGTCCTCTGGACTATCTTGAGTCATATAAAAAACTGGAACACCTACTACTAACAGCAAAGATGAGAACAAAAGTGCATTAGCAAGTATGCCTGCAATAAAAGACATTTTTGGATAATCTAAAGGTCAATTTATGAAGTCGAAGTATCTTAACTTTTAGCACGAAGAGCTAACTATCCACAATAACCCTAAAGGCTTAGAGCTAATAAAATCTCACCAAGATCGAACCTGGGCTTTTTCTTTGTTTTGGGTTGCGTGTAGCAGTCAATTGATTTTTGATCTTTATCTAAAGTCGTTCCCTTCACCCAGTTGCCAGAGTGAAGCTCCACCAGAAATGAGCATTATTCCAAACACTTTTGCGTGATAGGGAGTGAACAAACCAGTGACCAAATTTTTGTAAACCTAACTAATTTTTCCAAGCTTCTGTTGTAGCAAAAGTACCCCATAGACACTAAAAAACCCTCTTTTTAGGGAGGGTTTAGTAGCTTTAATAGTTACTCAAAGCTCTTAATCGAAGATTGAAGAGGGTTATGCCTGATATGTAGGAAATGCAAGGCTTAACCTGAGTATTTGTTTACCAAAAAAAGTGCAGACCTAATGAACTTTTTATGATGTGCGAGAAAAGGGACAGGATTTCGGCGACTGTCCCCTTCTCAGACCAGAGCTATCGCATCCTTTCGATACTCGCTCTTGATTGATGTAAGAATAAAAGTAAGTTCTCTAAAATAAAAGTTCGGTTGGGGTAGGGCTTTCCAATCTTTTCTAAACCTCTTTAGTAATAACTAAGCAACTTTTATTACATCGTGAGATATTTGAGTAATTTTCTCGATTCACAAAGGATTACCGTTTCGACAATGTACTAACACCATTCCGTACTTCGACTATGGGTTCTTTTCCAAAAGCTAGGCATAAATATGCTTTCGCAATGGTTGAGGCGGCGAGGACAATGCCAGCAGATAAGGCAGAAAAACTAGATCACATAAAGCAATTAAGATTCGATGTTCAATTAAAAGCTGTTAGAAAAAGAATTAATAGAAGGATCACTTAGAAATTAACTTTTTATTCAACTTTTTGTAGTGTTCTCCTACTCCTAATAAGTAAACATAAGGATTAGACCAAAGGTGTAGCAAAAGGAGGTCTTATGAGACTATTCACTCCCTTCACTATCCCCAAAAAAGATAACTGCGATCTTTGCCGGATTAGAAAGAATAATTATAAGAGGTGCAAATAGCCTCAATTTCCTCTGAACAAAACAGTAAAGGAGGATTTGAAATGCGTTTAAATTTTGTTCCTTAGAATAATTTATTAAGGATACACATTCGATTAAAACTATTAGTGCTATCTGTTAGTTTGATAATTATCTATGTAGAAATTTCTTATCTTATGAAAAGGATGAAGTTGTTTTTTCTAGCTTTTTCAGTTGTTTTTGTAACGGGTTGTTCCTTACCCGTCAATGACTCAAAAAGGATTAACCCAGAGAAAAACAAACCTGTTGTTGTGACAACATTTACAGTCCTTGCTGATCTTGCTAAAAACGTTGCCGGTGAGAAATTAACAATTCAATCAATTACTAAACCAGGCGCAGAAATTCATAGTTATCAATTCACACCAAGCGATGTTATTAAAGCGTCTAAAGCCCAATTAATTATTGAAAATGGACTAGGTTTAGAATTATGGTTTAAAAGATTTACTGCCACAGCTGGTAATGTTCCAACAATTACATTAAGTGATGGAATAAAACCACTGGC
The sequence above is drawn from the Prochlorococcus marinus str. MIT 1013 genome and encodes:
- the psbZ gene encoding photosystem II reaction center protein PsbZ; translation: MSFIAGILANALLFSSLLLVVGVPVFYMTQDSPEDNRNPNIRKIEALGGVWFVLVLLNGLVGGIAQGYSG